A region of Lycium barbarum isolate Lr01 chromosome 3, ASM1917538v2, whole genome shotgun sequence DNA encodes the following proteins:
- the LOC132630728 gene encoding probable pectinesterase 29, producing MQSCTISVNAGALDGLVGYITAQARSNPNDRSGFVFKNCNVIGNGQVFLGRPWRDYARVIFYDCTMSNVITPQGWAAGRYVGKEKQLTFAEGSCKGMGSNYSKRVSWEAKLSQQELQKLTSLSFIDDEGWFTKQPLKVLLWLN from the exons ATGCAGAGTTGTACAATATCAGTAAATGCAGGAGCTTTAGATGGATTAGTAGGATACATAACAGCACAAGCAAGATCAAACCCTAATGATAGAAGTGGATTTGTGTTCAAGAATTGTAATGTGATTGGCAATGGACAAGTATTCTTGGGTAGGCCATGGAGAGACTATGCAAGGGTTATATTCTATGATTGTACCATGTCTAATGTCATCACTCCTCAGGGTTGGGCTGCTGGAAGATATGTTGGCAAAGA GAAACAATTAACATTTGCTGAGGGAAGTTGCAAAGGAATGGGATCAAACTATTCAAAAAGAGTATCATGGGAAGCAAAATTGAGCCAACAAGAGTTACAAAAATTAACAAGTCTCTCCTTTATTGATGATGAGGGTTGGtttaccaaacaacccctaaaagTACTTCTATGGTTAAATTGA
- the LOC132630474 gene encoding receptor-like protein 2 — MITSNNIRLQSKALHGTISPFITNLTYLSELNLSHKSLSGPLLDSLFSSLPLLKIIDLSDNELNGILSPFDMLSKSIVHVNLSSNQFSGAINSSNFKSAGFLSMLDISNNAFFGSLPHVNCSISSTIMYLDFSNNNFTGKIPGLGLCSSLRTFRAGFNSLAVSLHNDLYNASCLQEVVLPANKLSGQIGEGIVGLINLRVGALYGNAFTATIPYNIGKLYYLEKLLLHKNNLNGSLPQSLMNCSKLEENLGIDFLQGELSILDFSKLLHLKTIDLGTNFFSGILPSSLYSCKSLSAIRLGTIKNLAGCKNLRKLILSWNYYNESFLGDDEKLIGPDGFQNLQILGLGGCEFIGHIPGWLSGLSKLKVLDLSQNQLIGSIPETISILTNLEKLDLSGNNLSGEIPKSFKSLNFFSSFSVANNNLEGTIPTGGQFHAFPSTSYLGNPKLCGLILQQPCPNEIPHKHASNQRDQKEETEIFWLSYKVGFGISFVLTVFSFSRFLKFTLKNVFNGRKIGIVHAPFEAIFTITLDQVSNKS, encoded by the exons ATGATCACTTCCAATAATATAAGGTTACAATCCAAAGCCCTACATGGAACCATTTCTCCTTTTATTACAAATCTAACATATCTCTCTGAACTCAATCTTTCACACAAAAGCCTATCAGGTCCTCTCCTTGATAGCCTTTTCTCATCTTTGCCTCTCTTGAAGATCATTGATTTAAGCGATAACGAGTTAAATGGAATATTATCGCCATTTGATATGTTGTCAAAAAGCATCGTACATGTAAATCTCTCAAGCAATCAGTTTTCAGGGGCAATTAACTCTTCGAATTTCAAAAGTGCAGGATTTTTGTCCATGTTGGACATCAGCAACAATGCCTTTTTCGGATCCTTGCCACACGTAAATTGtagtatttcttccaccataatGTACCTTGATTTCTCCAATAATAATTTCACTGGCAAAATTCCAGGTCTTGGACTGTGTTCTAGTCTGAGAACTTTCCGAGCCGGTTTCAATTCTCTCGCAGTATCCCTCCATAATGATCTTTACAATGCTTCATGTTTGCAAGAAGTAGTTTTACCAGCCAATAAACTTTCAGGGCAAATTGGAGAAGGGATTGTTGGTCTTATCAATCTAAGAGTTGGTGCCCTCTATGGCAATGCGTTTACTGCAACTATTCCTTATAATATTGGCAAGCTCTATTACTTAGAAAAATTGCTCCTTCACAAGAACAACTTAAATGGATCTCTTCCACAATCACTGATGAATTGCTCTAAACTTGAGGAAAACTTAGGGATTGACTTCCTACAAGGTGAGTTATCCATTCTTGATTTCTCTAAATTGCTTCATCTCAAAACAATTGATCTAGGGACCAACTTCTTTAGCGGTATCCTGCCATCAAGCCTTTACTCATGCAAGTCATTGTCAGCGATTCGTCT AGGGACTATCAAAAACTTGGCAGGCTGCAAGAATCTGCGGAAGTTGATTTTGTCATGGAATTATTACAATGAATCTTTTCTTGGTGATGATGAaaaattgattggtccagatgGATTCCAAAATCTGCAAATCTTGGGCCTAGGTGGTTGTGAATTTATCGGTCACATTCCCGGGTGGTTGTCCGGGCTAAGTAAGCTAAAAGTTCTTGATCTTTCTCAGAATCAACTAATCG GCAGCATACCGGAGACGATATCTATACTGACTAACTTGGAGAAATTAGACTTATCAGGTAACAATCTTTCAGGTGAAATTCCCAAATCCTTCAAAAGTTTGAACTTTTTCTCTTCATTTAGTGTTGCGAACAACAACCTTGAAGGCACAATACCAACAGGGGGACAATTTCATGCATTTCCTAGTACAAGTTATCTAGGAAATCCAAAACTCTGTGGTCTCATATTGCAACAACCTTGCCCCAATGAAATACCACATAAACATGCTTCAAACCAAAGGGATCAAAAAGAGGAGACAGAAATATTTTGGCTCAGCTATAAGGTCGGCTTTGGCATTAGTTTTGTTCTTACTGTTTTCTCATTTTCCAGGTTCTTGAAGTTCACTTTAAAAAATGTTTTCAATGGGAGGAAGATTGGCATTGTACATGCCCCGTTTGAAGCCATTTTCACTATAACTCTAGATCAAGTCAGTAATAAAAGCTAG